Part of the Nostoc sp. ATCC 53789 genome, GCAAATACTAATTTTTTCCTATAGCTGAATTATCTTGCATATATACTTTTCTAATCGGAAAAGGAATTTGAATTCCTGCTTGCTGATAGCGTTTGTGTAATTTTTTCACAACTAGATGTTTACCAATACGCTGATCGAAGTATTCGCTTACCCGCATATAAAGCGTAAAATCTATACTAAAATCATTAAAAGTATGAAATCTAATATATGGCTCATTATCTTTTAATTCCGGTGCAATTTCTCGCATGACTTCTTTAGCAACTTCTACAGTCACTTTTTCAACTTGTTCCAAATCGCTATCATAACTTACACCCACATTCATTGTTAAAGTAATTTCTTTTGCGGGTAAATGATAGTTGGTGAAAATTGCCGAAGACAATTTAGAATTTGGAACAATGACAACATTATTGGAAATTTCTCTCATTGTTGTATTGCGCCAAGAAATATCTATAACATATCCCTCATGTCCAGCATCTAATTTTACATAATCTCCGGTTCTAACTTGCTTAGAAATAATTAAGTAAAACCCAGAAAACAAATTTGCAAGTGTGTCTTGAAGTGCCAAACCAACTGCTAGACCACCAATACCTAAAGTTGTGATAATCGGGGTAATTTGAACACCCACCGTTTGCAGTATGATTAATGTTCCCAAAGCTAAAACAGTAATTTTAGCCAGGTTAGAAATTAGCGATGTGGGAACCCCTTCTGCTCTGCGAATAAATAAATTCACAAAACCAGCAGTCAATCTGGCTAAAACTAGGGTTACTGAATACAGCAGTGCGATTGTCAGAACTTTTTGCAGTACGATCGCAATATCCGGTTTCAGGGGTGCGCTCAGAATTGCCCAAAAAAAACCGGCAATGACAAACCAAATAAAAGTCATGCGGTGCAGAGAGTGAAATATAATATTTCCCCCCGCAATTCGTTTATTATTAACGAATATTTCCAGTTTTTTGAAAATAACTTTTTCACCAATTATTCCAGCCAGTAAGCCAGCTAGAATAAATGTTATCGGCGGAATCCATTCCATCATAATTAATTTAAATTTGGAATTTTAGATTTACAAGAACAGCTTTTTTACTGTGATTATGGCTAAATTTTACCTTGTTGTTGGATTAGCTGCTTGAGATTGTCTTTCCTTATGGACTTGCCAATTATTTACCACCCAGATTACATTGCTCCGCTACCTGAAGGACATCGTTTCCCGATGTCTAAGTTCCGACAACTCTACGAATTGCTGTTAGC contains:
- a CDS encoding mechanosensitive ion channel family protein, encoding MMEWIPPITFILAGLLAGIIGEKVIFKKLEIFVNNKRIAGGNIIFHSLHRMTFIWFVIAGFFWAILSAPLKPDIAIVLQKVLTIALLYSVTLVLARLTAGFVNLFIRRAEGVPTSLISNLAKITVLALGTLIILQTVGVQITPIITTLGIGGLAVGLALQDTLANLFSGFYLIISKQVRTGDYVKLDAGHEGYVIDISWRNTTMREISNNVVIVPNSKLSSAIFTNYHLPAKEITLTMNVGVSYDSDLEQVEKVTVEVAKEVMREIAPELKDNEPYIRFHTFNDFSIDFTLYMRVSEYFDQRIGKHLVVKKLHKRYQQAGIQIPFPIRKVYMQDNSAIGKN